The following are encoded in a window of Anopheles gambiae chromosome X, idAnoGambNW_F1_1, whole genome shotgun sequence genomic DNA:
- the LOC1271915 gene encoding pupal cuticle protein 27, with protein sequence MKSLLLLSAIVTIIAAQRDYTTPVPILKQINRHNEDGSYSYGYEAADGTFKIETKYPNGEVQGKYGYVDDGGKLREIEYGASNRGFEPQGTDINVPPPTLSNSNYPPLGPNEEDDGQYREDPSIYYKDSRYNSKPAPYNAPRPAPVAYSPAPQQYYRDAASQPEQPATSYQPQHRFQPQPQHHQQQQQQQYYQQPAVPQHRADIWHPNAKVDINTGSYSLSYTGR encoded by the exons ATGAAGTCTCTG TTACTACTCTCCGCGATAGTGACGATTATTGCGGCCCAGAGAGACTACACCACGCCGGTGCCGATCCTGAAGCAGATCAACCGACACAACGAGGACGGCAGCTACAGCTACGGCTACGAGGCGGCGGACGGTACGTTCAAGATCGAGACCAAGTACCCGAACGGGGAGGTGCAGGGCAAGTACGGCTACGTGGACGACGGTGGCAAGCTGCGCGAGATCGAGTACGGTGCGAGCAATCGCGGTTTCGAGCCTCAGG GTACGGACATTAACGTGCCACCGCCGACGCTAAGCAACAGCAACTATCCGCCGCTCGGCCCGAACGAGGAAGACGACGGCCAGTACCGGGAGGACCCGAGCATCTACTACAAGGACTCGCGCTACAACTCGAAACCGGCGCCGTACAATGCGCCGCGCCCCGCACCGGTAGCGTACAGCCCGGCCCCGCAGCAGTACTACCGCGACGCGGCGTCGCAGCCGGAGCAGCCGGCCACCAGCTACCAGCCGCAGCACCGATTCCAGCCCCAGCcccagcaccatcagcagcagcagcagcagcagtactatCAGCAGCCGGCGGTGCCTCAGCACCGGGCCGACATCTGGCACCCGAACGCGAAGGTCGACATCAACACGGGCTCGTACTCGCTGAGCTACACCGGCAGATAA